Proteins encoded together in one Terriglobus saanensis SP1PR4 window:
- a CDS encoding alpha/beta hydrolase family protein: MRNTAYKYLALLLSPALLFGQTERLTIDDLLGAGGFGRGGEGLLSPDGKYFATQERGQIALKPVEGGPAKLITHSQEPKSELQWSHDGGRIAYISKGDVWTVEVSGGDLKQLTHDPAGPGDPRGATDHHPLWNPNGKWILYQSGRKGFNELYVVGDDGKEEKLLAATEIYEGDDVIANTAQDKGDAVSSDRFDPNPSWSPDGTRISYTERSRQFFSGKLKVLVFDQATGTAGASIDLYTAKNDPGGAWAVNTASWSPNSSKLAVILQESAWDKIWLISSKGGKPQQLTKGTGEDENPVYSPDGKWIVFTSNRDLAEERHLWLIPSSGGAPRRLTHLSGNESAPQWSPDGTKIYFSRSTALHGPSSYVAETAATGEAHPLEPVKDSKYEHLGINPEVVHFKSKDGLVLVGILYKPSNFQVGTRYPTVIWAHGGPEGQVGLSLSPWSLFLAQQGYVVLEPNFRGSTGYGERFRNSNVEDSGGGEIDDIAASVKYLVDAGIADSKRVAIGGGSHGGTVVANAVTKLPDTFAAGIEMFGVVDRALFLQYTNRNSKIRWETKMGGPPEKKPAVYRKANILPDVTRIKTPLLILHGEQDPQVPPQESAEFAAELKKANKEFIYITYPHEGHGFQQREHRLDSYERQLAFLDKYLKP, translated from the coding sequence ATGCGAAATACGGCGTACAAGTACCTGGCACTTTTGCTCTCTCCCGCGCTTTTGTTTGGTCAGACAGAGCGACTCACCATAGATGATCTACTCGGAGCTGGTGGGTTCGGACGAGGCGGAGAAGGTCTCCTCTCGCCGGACGGCAAGTATTTTGCTACACAGGAGCGTGGTCAGATTGCTCTGAAGCCTGTTGAGGGCGGACCCGCAAAGCTCATCACACATTCGCAGGAACCTAAATCGGAGTTGCAATGGTCCCACGATGGTGGACGCATCGCCTACATCAGCAAAGGAGATGTTTGGACTGTCGAGGTCAGTGGAGGGGACTTAAAACAACTGACACATGATCCCGCCGGACCCGGGGATCCCCGAGGCGCAACGGACCATCATCCCTTGTGGAATCCCAACGGCAAATGGATTCTCTACCAGTCCGGACGAAAAGGCTTCAACGAACTCTACGTGGTCGGCGACGATGGCAAGGAAGAGAAACTCCTTGCTGCGACGGAGATCTACGAAGGCGACGATGTGATCGCCAATACGGCACAGGATAAGGGCGATGCTGTCTCTTCCGATCGTTTCGATCCCAATCCATCATGGTCACCCGATGGCACACGAATCTCCTACACAGAGCGGTCGCGGCAGTTCTTCTCAGGAAAGCTGAAGGTGCTGGTGTTTGACCAGGCCACAGGAACTGCCGGGGCCTCGATCGATCTCTACACTGCGAAGAACGATCCCGGTGGTGCATGGGCAGTGAATACAGCCTCCTGGTCGCCCAACAGCAGCAAGCTTGCAGTCATTCTTCAGGAATCGGCCTGGGACAAAATCTGGCTCATCTCGTCGAAAGGCGGCAAGCCCCAGCAATTGACCAAAGGAACCGGGGAAGATGAAAATCCTGTCTACTCTCCGGACGGGAAGTGGATCGTCTTCACGTCGAATCGTGATCTCGCAGAGGAGCGTCATCTCTGGCTTATTCCAAGCTCTGGTGGAGCGCCTCGTCGGCTCACGCATCTGAGCGGCAACGAATCCGCACCGCAGTGGTCGCCAGACGGCACGAAGATTTACTTCTCCCGCAGCACAGCATTGCATGGACCGTCCAGCTACGTCGCGGAAACAGCCGCTACGGGGGAAGCTCATCCGTTGGAGCCAGTGAAAGATTCAAAGTATGAACATCTGGGGATCAATCCAGAGGTTGTTCATTTCAAGAGTAAAGATGGTTTGGTTTTAGTTGGCATTCTGTACAAGCCTTCGAACTTCCAGGTGGGAACAAGGTATCCCACGGTGATCTGGGCTCACGGCGGACCTGAAGGACAGGTGGGTCTCAGCCTGAGTCCCTGGTCACTTTTCCTGGCGCAGCAAGGATATGTTGTTCTGGAACCAAACTTCCGCGGAAGCACGGGATATGGCGAACGCTTCCGTAACAGCAACGTAGAAGATTCGGGCGGTGGAGAGATCGATGACATCGCTGCTTCGGTAAAGTATCTCGTAGACGCGGGGATCGCCGATTCGAAGCGAGTTGCTATCGGGGGCGGTAGTCATGGAGGCACTGTTGTAGCAAACGCTGTGACGAAACTTCCCGATACCTTCGCAGCAGGCATTGAGATGTTTGGCGTGGTCGACCGTGCTCTCTTCCTTCAGTACACCAATCGGAATTCGAAGATCCGCTGGGAGACAAAGATGGGCGGTCCTCCGGAAAAGAAGCCAGCCGTCTACCGTAAAGCAAATATTCTTCCTGATGTGACAAGGATCAAGACGCCTCTCCTCATTCTTCATGGCGAGCAGGATCCGCAGGTGCCTCCGCAGGAGTCGGCGGAGTTCGCGGCTGAGCTCAAGAAAGCGAATAAGGAATTTATCTACATCACATATCCGCACGAAGGCCACGGTTTCCAGCAACGTGAACACCGCCTGGACTCTTACGAGCGGCAGTTGGCCTTCCTCGATAAGTATCTAAAACCTTAG
- a CDS encoding M28 family peptidase, translating into MNLFRGYTATMLLVTTSALFAQQRPASGGYDPGIRPTTPATLRQEKEAEDAWFGHLKVLAGDELKGRLTGTPDFIHAVEYVESQFKAIGLKPAGKDGFRQAVGFRTVTTDVDHSSFQLARGGDVQALKLGTEVVLNPHVQDSNPVEASTVFAGYGFAVPSQGFDDLQGVDLHGKIAIVFAGSPPSVHGPLKAYFRTPAERWKALKGAGAIGLITIPEPRQLQGGPQRALTGVRPFTLLTDPELDALSGLRLSATLPIASAQVLFAGSAHSLDELLSLAKNGQPLPKFPLAVSVRATTATHELSRFEAPNVVALLEGSDRKLKHEYVVLSAHLDHLGVGRAVDGDSIYNGAMDNAAGVASLLETAKALAKGSQPKRSILFLALTGEEEGELGSQFFARYPTVPRKQIVAELNMDMYLPIFPLRFLEVQGLGESTLGNDARAAAQLNDIEVQFDKQPDENRFIRSDQASFVKYGIPALAFKFGWLPDTPEQKAFNDWIKNRYHRPSDDLEQPIDKAAAVQFDHVLLTLITRVANATAKPGWYPESFFSTIPRS; encoded by the coding sequence ATGAATCTCTTTCGTGGATACACCGCTACGATGCTGCTCGTAACGACATCCGCACTTTTTGCACAACAGCGGCCCGCGAGCGGAGGCTATGATCCTGGCATCCGTCCTACAACTCCTGCAACCCTTCGACAAGAAAAGGAGGCGGAGGATGCGTGGTTTGGTCATCTTAAAGTGCTTGCGGGAGACGAGCTCAAAGGCCGTCTCACAGGGACGCCTGATTTTATTCATGCTGTGGAGTACGTCGAGTCGCAGTTCAAGGCGATTGGTTTGAAACCAGCAGGGAAGGATGGATTTAGACAGGCCGTCGGTTTTCGAACAGTTACAACAGACGTCGACCATTCCAGTTTCCAACTGGCGCGCGGAGGAGATGTACAGGCTCTGAAGTTAGGCACGGAAGTTGTACTGAACCCACACGTCCAGGATTCAAATCCTGTTGAGGCGTCGACTGTCTTTGCGGGCTATGGATTTGCCGTACCAAGTCAGGGCTTCGATGATCTGCAGGGAGTTGATCTGCATGGCAAGATTGCCATTGTCTTCGCAGGATCGCCACCTTCCGTGCATGGGCCCCTGAAGGCTTACTTTCGCACTCCAGCCGAGCGCTGGAAGGCGCTGAAGGGCGCAGGAGCGATCGGCCTTATTACTATTCCCGAGCCCCGACAGCTTCAAGGCGGTCCGCAACGTGCCTTGACTGGCGTTCGTCCGTTCACACTTCTCACAGACCCGGAACTCGATGCTCTAAGTGGACTACGTCTCAGCGCCACTCTTCCTATCGCATCCGCTCAGGTACTGTTCGCAGGCTCGGCTCATTCTCTGGACGAATTGCTATCTCTTGCCAAAAATGGCCAGCCTCTGCCGAAGTTTCCCCTCGCGGTGAGCGTTCGCGCCACAACGGCAACGCATGAGCTATCCAGGTTTGAGGCACCCAATGTCGTCGCTTTACTTGAAGGAAGTGATCGAAAGCTCAAGCACGAATATGTCGTGCTCAGCGCACATCTCGACCATCTTGGCGTGGGGAGGGCGGTGGACGGCGATTCGATCTACAACGGGGCGATGGACAATGCTGCTGGCGTGGCCTCACTTCTCGAAACAGCAAAGGCGTTGGCAAAAGGCTCTCAACCAAAGCGATCGATCCTCTTTCTTGCTCTGACAGGAGAAGAAGAAGGCGAACTTGGTTCTCAATTCTTCGCGCGCTACCCCACCGTGCCGCGTAAACAGATCGTCGCGGAACTCAACATGGATATGTATCTCCCAATTTTTCCTCTTCGCTTCCTTGAGGTGCAGGGACTAGGAGAATCAACCCTGGGGAATGATGCCCGCGCCGCGGCACAACTCAACGACATCGAGGTTCAATTTGATAAGCAGCCAGACGAAAACCGTTTCATCCGTTCAGACCAGGCAAGTTTCGTAAAGTATGGGATCCCTGCTTTAGCCTTTAAATTCGGCTGGCTTCCCGACACTCCGGAGCAGAAGGCCTTCAATGATTGGATCAAAAATCGTTACCACCGCCCGAGCGACGACTTAGAGCAGCCGATTGATAAAGCCGCCGCAGTGCAATTCGACCACGTCCTGCTCACCTTGATCACGCGGGTTGCAAACGCCACCGCGAAGCCTGGTTGGTATCCGGAGAGCTTCTTCAGCACCATACCCAGAAGCTGA
- a CDS encoding ATP-grasp domain-containing protein, protein MTTQLEASISEKAPRNSGAPLAFLYEHPQWFNPIFSELEHRGVAFDRIFIPDHFYEIGKEQPTFKVLFNRMSPSANSRDHGSGIFHTLAYLEHLELHGVRVLNGVKAFRYEISKAAQHSLLQSLGIRFLPSRVIHRASQAVAAAEGLRYPVVVKANIGGSGKGIVRFDTKEQLKAAVDAGELDLGYDSIALVQEFIPARGGLITRVETLGGKYLYGIQVYLSGQTFDLCPADICQTSKGESLNNACVIEASKAGLKVEGYTPPAEVIHTIERIVQAAGIDVGGIEYIVDDRDGEIYYYDINALSNFVADAQRVIGFNPFESLADFLEEQVRSVR, encoded by the coding sequence GTGACAACCCAGTTGGAAGCTTCGATTTCGGAGAAAGCTCCTCGCAATTCAGGTGCGCCTCTCGCCTTTCTATATGAACATCCACAGTGGTTCAACCCTATCTTCTCCGAGTTGGAGCACCGAGGAGTTGCGTTCGACAGGATATTCATCCCAGATCACTTCTACGAAATTGGGAAAGAGCAGCCAACCTTCAAGGTGCTCTTCAATCGCATGAGTCCATCTGCGAACAGCCGGGATCATGGATCCGGGATCTTTCACACTCTTGCTTATCTTGAGCACCTCGAACTCCACGGAGTCCGAGTTCTCAATGGAGTGAAGGCATTTCGTTATGAGATCTCGAAAGCGGCGCAGCATTCCTTGCTTCAATCCCTTGGAATTCGATTTCTTCCGTCTCGCGTGATTCATCGTGCAAGCCAGGCAGTTGCCGCAGCAGAGGGCCTGCGATATCCGGTTGTCGTTAAAGCAAATATCGGGGGTAGTGGTAAGGGCATTGTTCGTTTTGACACCAAGGAGCAGCTTAAAGCTGCTGTAGATGCTGGGGAGCTGGATCTTGGTTACGACAGTATCGCGTTGGTGCAGGAGTTTATACCGGCCAGGGGCGGGCTGATCACCCGGGTGGAGACGCTGGGAGGTAAATATCTTTACGGAATTCAGGTCTATCTCAGCGGACAGACGTTCGATCTCTGCCCCGCGGATATCTGCCAGACCTCCAAGGGGGAAAGCCTCAACAATGCATGCGTCATCGAGGCATCGAAGGCGGGTTTGAAAGTGGAAGGGTACACGCCACCTGCAGAGGTCATCCATACGATTGAGCGCATCGTTCAAGCGGCCGGTATCGATGTGGGCGGAATCGAGTACATCGTCGATGATCGAGACGGTGAGATCTATTACTACGACATCAACGCCTTATCGAACTTTGTTGCGGATGCCCAGCGCGTCATAGGCTTCAACCCGTTCGAGAGCCTTGCCGACTTCCTGGAAGAACAGGTGCGAAGTGTCCGCTAA
- a CDS encoding LLM class flavin-dependent oxidoreductase, with amino-acid sequence MSAKKGIRYGYWMPVFGGWLRNVEDEQMEASWEYTRKLAQRSEDLGFDLSLIAELNLNDIKGTDAPSLDAWSTAAALAAVTSTLELMVAVRPTFHSPALFAKQAANIDRISNGRLALNVVSSWWEQEALMYGVDFERHDDRYGRTAEWLEVVNGAWTEKVYSHSGRYYKTENTVLEPKPIRTPRPPIYAGGESEAAKNLIAQRCDAYVMHGDSPQHVATKIADMRDRRDRFGLPPMQFGLAGYAFIRNTENEVKRELERITDVKQNAKGYENYQQWLQGTQLEQTMSIQEYSVSNRGLRSGLIGTPEQVQDQISRFEEAGVNLLLLQFSPQLEEMERFSQSVIRAGTGQ; translated from the coding sequence GTGTCCGCTAAGAAGGGGATCCGCTATGGCTACTGGATGCCTGTCTTTGGTGGCTGGCTGCGCAATGTCGAGGATGAGCAAATGGAGGCCAGTTGGGAGTACACCCGCAAGCTCGCCCAGCGTAGCGAGGATCTGGGTTTCGACCTGTCTTTGATTGCAGAACTCAATCTCAACGACATAAAAGGGACAGATGCTCCCAGTCTCGATGCCTGGTCTACCGCAGCCGCATTGGCGGCCGTCACATCGACGTTGGAACTGATGGTGGCCGTCCGTCCGACCTTCCATTCGCCCGCGCTTTTTGCGAAGCAAGCAGCCAACATCGATCGCATCAGCAATGGCCGTCTGGCGCTCAATGTAGTTTCCTCCTGGTGGGAGCAGGAAGCGCTTATGTACGGCGTAGATTTTGAGCGGCATGACGACCGGTATGGACGCACGGCAGAGTGGTTGGAGGTCGTCAATGGTGCATGGACTGAAAAGGTCTATAGCCACAGCGGACGATACTACAAGACCGAAAACACCGTCCTGGAGCCCAAACCAATTCGGACGCCGAGGCCGCCCATCTATGCGGGAGGCGAATCCGAGGCTGCGAAAAACCTGATCGCGCAACGATGCGATGCGTATGTCATGCATGGCGACTCACCACAGCACGTTGCCACCAAGATCGCTGATATGCGCGACCGAAGGGACCGCTTTGGACTTCCCCCTATGCAATTTGGATTGGCCGGCTATGCCTTCATTCGAAACACCGAGAATGAAGTGAAACGCGAGCTTGAGCGCATTACCGACGTCAAGCAGAATGCCAAAGGCTATGAGAACTATCAGCAGTGGCTCCAGGGAACACAGTTAGAGCAGACGATGTCAATCCAGGAATACTCGGTCTCGAATCGCGGCTTGCGATCGGGGCTGATTGGAACTCCAGAGCAAGTTCAGGATCAAATCAGCAGATTTGAAGAGGCAGGAGTCAATCTTCTGCTGCTGCAATTCAGCCCTCAACTCGAAGAGATGGAACGGTTCAGTCAAAGCGTGATTCGCGCGGGGACAGGTCAGTGA
- a CDS encoding LysR family transcriptional regulator gives MHDWAEFRHFRYLLAILEKQGFRSAAEHLHTSQPNLTVQARQFRENSSVKLYRKLKDGRIRPTETGTAFIELARSLLQMRDEVIDVLIAIERGEVSQVRLGSSPLVDQELFRSFCSMHKTILPTALVRPTHGDTLQLAEEILVGTVDAAVVTLPLKEPDLHIEELRRDRLVVCLRKDNPLASKVALKPSDHRAVACGSRARRRSSNPVKSQVPSSRLRI, from the coding sequence GTGCATGATTGGGCCGAATTTCGTCACTTCCGCTATCTGCTTGCCATCCTGGAGAAGCAGGGTTTTCGCAGTGCAGCCGAGCATCTTCACACTTCGCAGCCCAACCTCACCGTGCAGGCACGGCAATTCCGGGAAAACTCTTCGGTAAAGCTCTATCGCAAACTTAAAGACGGCCGGATCCGGCCGACTGAGACAGGCACCGCATTTATCGAATTGGCACGCTCTCTTCTCCAGATGCGCGACGAAGTGATCGACGTACTCATTGCGATCGAACGAGGAGAGGTCTCACAGGTTCGTCTCGGATCCAGCCCCCTCGTCGATCAAGAGCTGTTTCGCTCTTTTTGCTCCATGCACAAGACCATCCTGCCCACGGCTTTAGTTCGGCCTACCCATGGCGATACGCTGCAACTTGCCGAAGAAATTTTGGTAGGAACAGTCGATGCGGCTGTGGTCACGCTCCCGCTCAAGGAACCGGATCTGCACATCGAAGAACTCCGCCGTGATCGGCTTGTGGTTTGTCTGCGCAAAGACAATCCACTCGCGTCTAAGGTTGCATTGAAGCCCTCGGATCATCGCGCCGTCGCTTGCGGAAGCAGAGCGCGGAGGCGCTCGTCAAATCCCGTCAAGAGTCAGGTGCCTTCCTCTCGGCTGAGGATCTAG
- a CDS encoding OB-fold nucleic acid binding domain-containing protein, which yields MRKQSAEALVKSRQESGAFLSAEDLVSRVPVLNRKELTILARVGALNRLDGIEHRRDALWQIERAGKMEGPLLREKSHILQEETLSLPLQQMTTEERLISDYAGTGLTIGKHPMAYRRDALRRLRVSSAEELKTLRDGDYVKTAGMVIARQRPGTAMGFIFLSMEDETGIANVIVTTDLYERERLVVTRAKFIQAEGLLQNQDGVIHVKAVSLKLVSDQALEVRSHDFH from the coding sequence TTGCGGAAGCAGAGCGCGGAGGCGCTCGTCAAATCCCGTCAAGAGTCAGGTGCCTTCCTCTCGGCTGAGGATCTAGTTTCACGTGTTCCTGTTCTCAACCGGAAGGAGCTCACGATTCTCGCTCGGGTGGGTGCCCTGAACAGGCTTGATGGAATCGAGCATCGTCGCGATGCGCTTTGGCAGATCGAGCGGGCGGGGAAAATGGAAGGACCTCTGCTCAGAGAGAAGAGTCACATCCTACAAGAGGAGACCTTGAGCCTACCCCTTCAGCAAATGACCACCGAAGAGCGGCTCATCTCTGACTATGCTGGAACAGGCCTAACAATTGGAAAGCATCCCATGGCGTATCGAAGAGATGCACTCCGGAGGCTGCGTGTCTCTTCTGCCGAAGAGCTTAAGACCCTGAGGGATGGAGACTATGTGAAGACCGCAGGTATGGTCATCGCGCGGCAGCGCCCTGGAACAGCAATGGGCTTCATCTTCCTTTCGATGGAAGATGAAACCGGTATTGCTAATGTGATCGTCACGACCGATCTCTACGAGCGTGAGCGTCTGGTCGTCACGCGGGCGAAGTTCATTCAGGCTGAAGGTTTGTTGCAAAATCAGGACGGTGTCATTCATGTGAAAGCCGTGAGTTTGAAACTGGTGTCCGATCAGGCTCTTGAGGTGCGTTCCCATGACTTCCACTAA
- a CDS encoding transposase: MNKRVKPIVHASPRHTAWLILKETASAKPYLDELYRASPEIAQLAHLGKEFFRIVRCRDLAVWPKWLEDAQHTALSRFVSGITRDRDAVEAALHLPWSNTPGRGTGPSAQAAQTADVRTRQLRSAKTARPPEGLKTELYANIDPAGTSFTKCTEEPK; encoded by the coding sequence TTGAACAAGCGCGTAAAGCCCATCGTGCATGCATCACCACGTCATACGGCATGGCTGATCCTAAAGGAAACAGCTTCCGCAAAGCCCTATCTCGACGAGCTCTATCGCGCCTCTCCCGAAATCGCCCAGCTCGCGCATCTCGGAAAGGAATTCTTCCGTATCGTTCGCTGTCGCGATCTTGCCGTGTGGCCCAAGTGGCTTGAAGATGCCCAACACACCGCCCTAAGCCGCTTCGTCTCCGGGATCACACGCGATCGGGACGCCGTCGAAGCCGCCTTGCATCTGCCGTGGAGCAACACGCCCGGTAGAGGGACAGGTCCATCGGCTCAAGCTGCTCAAACGGCAGATGTACGGACGCGCCAGCTTCGATCTGCTAAGACTGCGCGTCCTCCAGAAGGCTTGAAAACAGAGCTCTATGCGAACATCGACCCAGCAGGAACGTCCTTCACCAAATGTACGGAAGAACCCAAATAG
- a CDS encoding cupin domain-containing protein, which translates to MPEKIPPPPNSASLKMNDEGPWHEGTTGERIAVRLSSAQTNGAYAVVESIADPGCGVPAHLHQNEEEHFIVLAGRYRFLIGEKTFEAEAGASFTAPRETPHAWKNISDQPSRLLVTLTPGGFERCIETIRNSPASKILEVAASYGCYIVGPPLPS; encoded by the coding sequence ATGCCCGAGAAAATACCGCCTCCACCAAACAGCGCTTCTCTGAAGATGAACGATGAGGGACCATGGCATGAAGGAACTACCGGAGAACGCATTGCAGTACGCCTTTCCAGCGCGCAGACAAATGGCGCATATGCTGTCGTGGAGTCCATTGCAGATCCTGGCTGCGGTGTACCTGCACACCTCCATCAGAATGAGGAAGAGCACTTTATTGTTCTCGCCGGCAGGTACCGGTTTCTGATCGGAGAAAAGACCTTTGAGGCTGAAGCTGGCGCTAGCTTTACAGCCCCTCGTGAAACGCCGCATGCCTGGAAGAATATCTCTGATCAGCCCAGCCGCCTGCTTGTTACCCTCACGCCCGGCGGTTTCGAGAGATGCATCGAAACCATTCGCAATAGCCCGGCAAGTAAAATTCTGGAAGTTGCAGCAAGCTACGGCTGCTACATTGTAGGACCGCCTCTCCCCAGCTAA
- a CDS encoding ISL3 family transposase has product MLCDLEQGRVIDLLPTRDSETVAAWLRQHPSVQVVSRDRAGPFADAIRKGAPNAVQVADRWHLLNNLVDTLLRSLERHRGTVREVRGRLEAPPETQLVRSSGPEDPQTLASQRTQQKRKGRLELYQQMTELIARGKSQSEAAAAVGVSLRTVQRWTATGVFPERKHRVFPSHVDAFGPYLERRFAEGCTNASQLWREIRQQGFRGNISGVLRWLQRRFVSLRTSGMTPPIKRRPPLCLEHVAWLMLKADPRRHRFLKALYRDSSELESLGRTARGFFEMIRNRDAVAWPQWLEAAAHSPLASFARRLERDRNAVDAALQLPWSNGIVEGQIHRLKLIKRQMYGRASFDLLRLRVLHST; this is encoded by the coding sequence ATGCTGTGCGATCTAGAGCAGGGCCGCGTCATCGATCTGCTTCCAACCCGCGACTCAGAGACCGTAGCAGCATGGCTCCGTCAGCATCCGAGCGTGCAAGTTGTGAGCCGGGATCGGGCAGGTCCCTTCGCGGACGCTATCCGTAAGGGTGCTCCGAACGCCGTACAAGTTGCGGACCGATGGCACCTGCTGAACAACCTTGTAGATACGCTGCTCCGGTCGCTTGAGCGTCATCGTGGAACGGTGAGAGAAGTCCGCGGTCGCCTCGAAGCTCCTCCAGAAACCCAGCTCGTCCGTAGTTCTGGTCCAGAAGATCCGCAAACGCTCGCATCGCAGAGGACACAGCAGAAGAGGAAGGGCCGCCTTGAGCTCTACCAGCAGATGACCGAGCTAATCGCTCGTGGCAAAAGCCAGTCTGAAGCCGCAGCAGCCGTCGGTGTCAGCTTGCGAACCGTACAGCGATGGACCGCAACCGGAGTCTTTCCAGAGCGCAAGCACCGGGTCTTCCCAAGCCACGTCGATGCGTTCGGACCTTATCTCGAGAGGCGTTTTGCGGAAGGCTGCACCAACGCCTCACAACTCTGGCGCGAGATCAGGCAGCAGGGCTTCCGAGGAAATATCTCCGGCGTATTGCGCTGGCTACAGCGTCGCTTCGTATCCTTGCGAACATCCGGAATGACACCACCCATAAAGAGAAGACCGCCTCTCTGCCTTGAGCATGTCGCCTGGCTGATGCTGAAAGCCGATCCTCGAAGACATCGCTTCCTGAAGGCACTCTATAGAGATTCTTCCGAGCTGGAATCGCTCGGCCGTACAGCGAGAGGCTTCTTCGAAATGATCCGCAACCGCGATGCTGTGGCGTGGCCACAATGGCTTGAGGCCGCTGCACACTCGCCCCTAGCATCGTTCGCGCGCCGTCTCGAACGAGATCGCAACGCCGTCGACGCTGCACTCCAGCTTCCATGGAGCAACGGCATTGTGGAAGGACAGATCCACCGGCTGAAGCTGATTAAGCGGCAGATGTACGGACGCGCCAGCTTCGATCTACTCAGGCTGCGCGTCCTCCACTCCACCTAA
- a CDS encoding transposase family protein — MNRGTLIPSSAEVDLICLRPKAGLIHVELRACQAVSFCPGCGSRSSRVHSRYWRTLADLPWEGIPVQISLRARKFFCVDGRCTRRIFTEPLPGTVSRYARRSDRASEALSWVTLALGGRAGARLARKLGLLASRTTLLHELRRRAPSSAPSAPRVLGIDEWARRRAIAMERCCAI, encoded by the coding sequence ATGAACCGAGGAACGCTGATCCCTAGCAGTGCAGAGGTTGATCTGATCTGCCTTCGCCCGAAGGCCGGCTTGATCCATGTGGAACTCCGTGCTTGCCAAGCCGTCTCTTTCTGTCCAGGCTGCGGCAGCCGCTCATCCCGGGTGCACAGTCGCTACTGGCGTACGCTCGCAGACCTGCCGTGGGAAGGTATCCCGGTGCAGATTTCTCTTCGAGCCCGCAAGTTTTTCTGTGTGGACGGGCGCTGCACGCGCCGCATCTTCACCGAACCACTCCCTGGGACCGTAAGCCGTTATGCACGGCGGAGCGACCGCGCCAGCGAAGCTCTTAGCTGGGTCACCCTCGCGCTCGGTGGCCGGGCCGGTGCAAGACTCGCCCGCAAGCTGGGCTTGCTCGCGAGCAGAACGACACTTCTTCATGAGCTTCGCAGACGGGCGCCTTCATCTGCACCGTCGGCACCAAGGGTTCTCGGGATCGATGAGTGGGCCCGGAGAAGGGCCATCGCTATGGAACGATGCTGTGCGATCTAG
- a CDS encoding lipoprotein: MTRARKFCITLICSGLISSLVACKVSDDAIAASQQMTSTANALNDYYSALDARLAGTISLYELDGAISGIPFGDDDRKLSESTREELQKRKELADALARLASAMSTLSNSKAASDVQASATQLGNELIAVQALPGGSSVPDAVGKAGNFLLQIVQQHEEKKAARAIDETLKAVADLFEKEKPTYDSIARTHDREASQIAQDLLKSNAVDPSPMLAPALKPFDLRALPPSLSMQSSLKTLALSRLQHATDEAMKKDESASAAMLASLREMSSRVHLVATEKPMSLRGAPFSLKLVEDWAQSWSASLI; the protein is encoded by the coding sequence ATGACCCGAGCAAGGAAGTTTTGCATAACCCTCATTTGCAGCGGGCTAATCAGTTCGCTTGTGGCCTGCAAGGTGTCAGATGACGCAATTGCTGCCTCGCAACAAATGACATCCACCGCAAACGCGTTGAACGACTATTATTCAGCGCTGGATGCGAGGCTCGCTGGCACGATCTCTCTTTATGAGCTGGACGGGGCAATCTCCGGAATCCCATTTGGAGATGATGATCGAAAGCTCTCTGAGTCGACGCGGGAAGAACTTCAAAAGCGAAAAGAGCTGGCGGACGCGCTTGCGAGACTAGCGTCCGCGATGTCCACGCTTTCAAATTCTAAGGCGGCGTCTGACGTGCAAGCTTCGGCAACGCAGCTAGGTAATGAGTTGATCGCAGTTCAAGCTCTCCCAGGCGGCTCATCGGTTCCTGACGCGGTCGGAAAAGCAGGAAACTTTCTGCTGCAAATCGTACAGCAGCATGAAGAGAAAAAAGCGGCTCGTGCCATCGACGAAACACTAAAAGCTGTCGCAGACCTGTTCGAGAAGGAAAAGCCAACTTATGATTCCATCGCACGAACCCATGATCGCGAAGCTAGCCAAATCGCTCAGGATCTCCTTAAATCGAATGCCGTCGATCCAAGTCCAATGCTCGCTCCTGCGCTGAAACCGTTCGATCTCAGAGCCCTACCTCCAAGTCTGTCAATGCAATCTTCATTGAAGACATTGGCACTCTCCCGGCTCCAGCACGCAACGGACGAGGCTATGAAAAAGGACGAGTCTGCCTCAGCTGCGATGCTTGCATCACTTCGCGAAATGAGTTCACGTGTACACCTAGTAGCTACCGAAAAGCCAATGTCTCTTCGCGGAGCTCCCTTCTCGCTGAAGCTCGTCGAAGATTGGGCTCAGTCATGGTCTGCATCCCTCATCTAA